Proteins encoded in a region of the Halostella limicola genome:
- the mdh gene encoding malate dehydrogenase encodes MTKVSVVGAAGTVGAAAGYNIALRDVADEVVFVDIPDKEDDTVGQAADANHGVAYDSNTTIRQGGYEDTAGSDVVVITAGIPRQPGQTRIDLAGDNAPIMEDIGSSLAEHNDDFVTITTSNPVDLLNRHLYETSERAREKVIGFGGRLDSARFRYVLAERFDAPVQNVEATILGEHGDAQVPVFSKVRVNGRDPEFSDDEKEEILEELKTSAMNVIEKKGATEWGPATGVGHMVEAVLRDTGEVLPASVKLDGEYGHDDVAFGVPVKLGADGVEEVVDWDLTAYEREQLGEAADKLSEQYDEIA; translated from the coding sequence ATGACGAAAGTTAGCGTGGTCGGCGCGGCCGGAACGGTCGGCGCCGCCGCAGGGTACAACATCGCGCTCCGCGACGTGGCCGACGAGGTCGTCTTCGTGGACATCCCGGACAAGGAGGACGACACCGTGGGGCAGGCCGCCGACGCGAACCACGGCGTCGCGTACGACTCGAACACGACCATCCGTCAGGGCGGCTACGAGGACACCGCGGGCTCCGACGTGGTCGTCATCACCGCCGGCATCCCGCGCCAGCCCGGCCAGACGCGCATCGACCTCGCGGGCGACAACGCGCCGATCATGGAGGACATCGGCTCCTCGCTCGCCGAGCACAACGACGACTTCGTGACGATCACGACGTCGAACCCCGTCGACCTGCTCAACCGCCACCTGTACGAGACGAGCGAGCGCGCCCGGGAGAAGGTGATCGGCTTCGGCGGCCGCCTCGACTCCGCGCGCTTCCGCTACGTCCTCGCGGAGCGCTTCGACGCGCCCGTGCAGAACGTCGAGGCGACGATCCTCGGCGAGCACGGCGACGCCCAGGTCCCCGTCTTCTCGAAGGTCCGCGTCAACGGACGCGACCCCGAGTTCAGCGACGACGAGAAGGAGGAGATCCTCGAGGAGCTCAAGACGAGCGCGATGAACGTCATCGAGAAGAAGGGCGCGACGGAGTGGGGCCCCGCGACCGGCGTCGGCCACATGGTCGAGGCCGTCCTCCGGGACACCGGCGAGGTGCTCCCCGCCTCCGTCAAGCTGGACGGCGAGTACGGCCACGACGACGTCGCCTTCGGCGTCCCCGTCAAGCTCGGCGCCGACGGCGTCGAGGAGGTCGTCGACTGGGACCTGACCGCTTACGAGCGCGAGCAGCTCGGCGAGGCCGCGGACAAGCTCTCCGAACAGTACGACGAGATCGCGTAA
- a CDS encoding ATP-dependent DNA helicase → MKTADLSGLPPGVTDHLRDQGIEELYPPQAEAVEAGVTDGESVVASVPTASGKTLIAELAMLSAVKRGGKALYIVPLRALASEKKAEFEEFEQYGVSVGVSTGNYESDGEWLSTKDIIVATSEKVDSLVRNGAGWIEDLSCVVADEVHLIDDAHRGPTLEVTLAKLRKLNPGLQTVALSATVGNAADIAAWLDAELVDSTWRPIDLKKGVHYGNALHLDDGTQRELDVRSGEKQTAAVVRDTLEDGGSSLVFVNSRRNAEAAARRLADTVEPHLTDEERDELAGVAEEIRDVSDTETSDDLADAVAKGAAFHHAGLASDHRALVEDAFRDRLLKVISATPTLAAGVNTPSRRVVVRDWRRYDGTAGGMQPLDVLEVHQMMGRAGRPGMDPYGEAVLIASSHDELDELFDRYVYADPEPVRSKLAAEPALRTHVLATIATGFAASREDLLSFLEGTLYFSQTTEEGRLETVTDNVLDYLERNEFVEEEGGTLTATNLGHTVSRLYLDPMSAAEIVDGLRAVEGRPSALGLYHLVSRTPDMYELYLRSGDREEYTELCYERESELLGKTPSEFEDERFEDWLSALKTAKLLEDWASEIDEDRITERYGVGPGDIRGKVDTAEWLLNAAEQLANELDVGEEAAIREARKRVQYGVGEELLDLAGVRSVGRKRARRLYEAGIETRADLREADKSVVLSALRGRRKTAENVLENAGREDASMEGIEEAEGDAAPGIAESSGGADAGSAGDPEEEDAGQASLGDF, encoded by the coding sequence ATGAAGACAGCGGACCTGTCGGGGCTCCCGCCCGGCGTCACGGACCACCTGCGGGACCAGGGGATCGAGGAGCTGTACCCCCCGCAGGCCGAGGCGGTCGAGGCGGGCGTCACCGACGGCGAGAGCGTGGTGGCGAGCGTCCCGACGGCGAGCGGCAAGACCCTCATCGCGGAGCTGGCGATGCTGTCCGCGGTGAAACGCGGGGGGAAGGCGCTGTACATCGTGCCGCTCCGGGCGCTCGCCAGCGAGAAGAAGGCGGAGTTCGAGGAGTTCGAACAGTACGGCGTCTCCGTCGGCGTCTCGACGGGGAACTACGAGAGCGACGGCGAGTGGCTGTCGACGAAAGACATCATCGTCGCGACGAGCGAGAAGGTCGACTCCCTCGTCCGCAACGGCGCGGGGTGGATCGAGGACCTCTCCTGCGTCGTCGCCGACGAGGTCCACCTGATCGACGACGCCCACCGCGGCCCGACGCTGGAGGTGACGCTGGCGAAACTCCGGAAGCTGAACCCGGGGCTGCAGACCGTCGCGCTGTCGGCGACCGTGGGCAACGCCGCGGACATCGCGGCGTGGCTCGACGCCGAACTCGTCGACTCGACGTGGCGACCCATCGACCTGAAGAAGGGGGTCCACTACGGGAACGCGCTCCACCTCGACGACGGCACGCAGCGGGAACTCGACGTTCGAAGCGGCGAGAAACAGACCGCCGCGGTCGTCCGCGACACGCTGGAGGACGGCGGGTCGTCGCTGGTGTTCGTCAACTCCCGGCGGAACGCGGAGGCGGCGGCGCGCCGGCTCGCCGACACCGTCGAACCGCACCTCACCGACGAGGAGCGCGACGAACTCGCCGGCGTCGCCGAGGAGATCCGGGACGTGAGCGACACGGAGACGAGCGACGACCTGGCGGACGCCGTCGCGAAGGGGGCGGCGTTCCACCACGCCGGCCTCGCGAGCGACCACCGGGCGCTGGTCGAGGACGCGTTCCGCGACCGCCTGTTGAAGGTGATCAGCGCGACGCCGACGCTCGCGGCGGGCGTGAACACGCCGAGCCGCCGGGTCGTCGTCCGCGACTGGCGGCGCTACGACGGCACGGCCGGGGGGATGCAGCCGCTCGACGTGCTGGAGGTCCACCAGATGATGGGCCGCGCGGGCCGACCGGGGATGGACCCGTACGGCGAGGCCGTGCTGATCGCCAGTAGCCACGACGAGCTCGACGAGCTGTTCGACCGCTACGTGTACGCCGACCCCGAACCGGTCCGGTCGAAGCTCGCCGCGGAACCGGCACTGCGGACGCACGTCCTCGCCACGATCGCGACCGGGTTCGCCGCGTCACGCGAGGACCTGCTCTCGTTCCTCGAAGGGACCCTCTACTTCTCGCAGACGACGGAAGAGGGGCGACTGGAGACGGTGACCGACAACGTCCTCGACTACCTGGAGCGCAACGAGTTCGTTGAAGAGGAGGGCGGCACGCTCACGGCGACCAACCTCGGACACACCGTCTCGCGGCTCTACCTCGACCCGATGAGCGCCGCCGAGATCGTCGACGGCCTGCGAGCAGTCGAGGGGCGACCGTCGGCGCTCGGCCTCTACCACCTCGTCTCGCGCACGCCGGACATGTACGAACTGTACCTCCGCTCGGGCGACCGCGAGGAGTACACCGAACTCTGCTACGAGCGCGAGTCGGAGCTGCTCGGGAAGACCCCCAGCGAGTTCGAGGACGAGCGCTTCGAGGACTGGCTGTCGGCGCTCAAGACGGCGAAGCTGCTGGAGGACTGGGCGAGCGAGATCGACGAGGACCGCATCACCGAGCGCTACGGCGTCGGTCCCGGCGACATCCGCGGGAAGGTCGACACCGCGGAGTGGCTGCTCAACGCCGCCGAGCAGCTGGCGAACGAACTCGACGTGGGCGAGGAGGCCGCAATCCGCGAGGCGCGCAAGCGCGTCCAGTACGGCGTCGGCGAGGAACTGCTCGATCTGGCTGGCGTGCGGAGCGTCGGTCGGAAGCGCGCCAGACGGCTGTACGAGGCCGGCATCGAGACGCGAGCCGACCTCCGCGAAGCGGACAAGTCCGTCGTACTGAGCGCCCTCCGAGGTCGCCGGAAGACCGCCGAGAACGTGCTCGAAAACGCCGGCCGCGAGGACGCCTCGATGGAGGGCATCGAGGAGGCCGAGGGGGACGCGGCGCCCGGGATCGCGGAGTCGAGCGGCGGAGCCGACGCCGGATCCGCGGGCGATCCGGAGGAGGAAGACGCCGGCCAGGCCAGCCTGGGTGATTTCTGA
- a CDS encoding ferredoxin: MKVEFDRDTCIGMFQCVAEWDGFEEDTDAGKAILVDGEEVEEDLVVREVPEDEELDAKFAARACPVDAIAVYDDDGEQIVP, encoded by the coding sequence ATGAAGGTCGAATTCGACCGCGACACCTGCATCGGCATGTTCCAGTGCGTCGCCGAGTGGGACGGCTTCGAGGAGGACACCGACGCTGGCAAGGCGATCCTGGTCGACGGCGAGGAGGTCGAGGAGGACCTCGTCGTCCGCGAGGTGCCGGAGGACGAGGAACTCGATGCGAAGTTCGCCGCGCGGGCCTGCCCGGTCGACGCCATCGCGGTGTACGACGACGACGGGGAACAGATCGTCCCCTGA